One segment of Oscillospiraceae bacterium MB08-C2-2 DNA contains the following:
- the radC gene encoding DNA repair protein RadC, producing MSKIHQGHRERLKEKFRTNGLGGFAPHEMLEFLLFYSVPRRDTNEIGHELINTFSSISGVFDAPYNMLTDIPGIGDESATLIKLIPELCRVYLDDMYAVSNKNVINDHVAAKDYVKSKFLGRTNEEVLLICLGYNKKVLLCTKIAEGSMERVAITPSEVVKTALKVNSVTAMLAHNHPGGFCLPSQADMFTTRQILKALKFVNIQLIDHIIVGSDGVYSMEEKGMFPPHNVV from the coding sequence TTGTCAAAGATCCATCAGGGACATAGGGAGCGACTAAAGGAAAAATTTCGTACGAATGGGCTTGGCGGATTTGCACCTCATGAGATGCTGGAATTTTTGCTTTTTTATTCTGTACCCCGCAGAGATACCAATGAAATCGGCCATGAGCTGATCAATACTTTCAGTTCGATTTCAGGGGTATTTGATGCTCCATATAATATGCTAACCGATATACCGGGAATAGGCGATGAATCAGCCACTTTGATTAAGTTGATTCCGGAACTGTGCCGGGTCTATCTGGACGATATGTATGCAGTGAGCAACAAAAATGTAATCAATGACCATGTGGCAGCCAAAGATTATGTAAAAAGCAAATTTTTGGGCAGAACCAATGAAGAGGTTCTTTTAATTTGCTTAGGCTATAATAAAAAGGTGTTGCTTTGCACCAAGATTGCCGAAGGTTCAATGGAGAGAGTAGCAATTACACCCAGTGAGGTGGTTAAAACAGCACTTAAGGTTAACAGCGTGACAGCGATGTTGGCCCATAACCATCCGGGGGGCTTCTGTTTGCCCTCTCAGGCGGATATGTTCACGACTCGGCAGATTTTAAAGGCTCTGAAATTTGTGAATATTCAGCTGATTGATCACATTATCGTGGGCAGTGACGGTGTTTATTCCATGGAAGAAAAGGGCATGTTTCCACCGCACAATGTGGTGTAA